Proteins encoded together in one Juglans regia cultivar Chandler chromosome 9, Walnut 2.0, whole genome shotgun sequence window:
- the LOC108997093 gene encoding protein P21-like, whose translation MSPSKNLFVNLYYLCIINLCFALTHEATFVITNNCSYTVWAAAIPGGGMELDPRGGTWILNVSSGTRGGRIWARTGCLDLNEATATRRKLKPAAYSISQESGPSHVGILASTMCSNGGRGNCQTGDCGGLLHCQASGAPPNTLAEYALNQMNNLDFFDISLVDGFNVPMEFSPTSNGCTRGIRCTADINGQCPNELSAPGGCNNPCTVFKTDQYCCNSGSCKPTNYSRFFKERCPDAYSYPKDDQTSTFTCNGGTNYKVTFCP comes from the exons ATGAGCCCTTCCAAAAACCTCTTCGTCAATTTATACTACCTTTGTATCATCAATCTCTGCTTTGCCCTGACGCATGAGGCTACATTTGTCATAACAAACAATTGCAGCTACACAGTTTGGGCTGCGGCTATACCCGGTGGTGGCATGGAGCTCGACCCACGGGGTGGAACATGGATACTTAATGTATCATCTGGAACCCGTGGCGGTCGAATCTGGGCACGAACTGGCTGTCTCGATTTGAACGAAG CTACTGCTACTCGAAGAAAATTGAAACCAGCAGCATATTCCATCTCCCAAGAATCGGGTCCTTCCCATGTTGGAATCCTAGCGTCGACAATGTGCAGTAATGGTGGGCGTGGCAACTGCCAAACCGGTGACTGCGGTGGGCTTCTCCATTGCCAAGCCTCTGGTGCACCCCCAAACACCTTAGCAGAATACGCACTAAACCAGATGAACAATTTGGATTTCTTTGATATCTCCCTTGTTGATGGATTTAATGTTCCCATGGAATTTAGTCCCACCTCTAATGGGTGCACCCGTGGGATAAGATGTACTGCAGATATCAACGGGCAATGCCCCAATGAGTTGAGCGCTCCTGGTGGATGCAACAATCCATGCACTGTATTCAAGACCGATCAATATTGTTGCAATTCTGGAAGCTGCAAACCCACAAACTATTCCAGATTTTTCAAGGAACGTTGTCCCGATGCTTACAGTTACCCTAAAGATGACCAAACCAGCACATTTACATGCAATGGTGGGACTAACTACAAGGTTACCTTCTGCCCTTAA
- the LOC108997094 gene encoding protein P21-like: MHLTNTKYINKYIFSVLSKMIFSKTLSTCYFHYVLYFSLAHAATFVITNNCPYPVWAGAVPGGGMQLNPGGGTWTLDVAAGTKGARIWPRTGCNFDGAGRSSCQTGDCGGLLQCQAYGAPPNTLAEYALNQFNNLDFFDISLVDGFNVPIEFSPTSNGCTRGIRCTADINWQCPNELRAPGGCNNPCTVFKTDQYCCNSGSCEPTNYSRFFKERCPDAYSYPKDDQTSTFTCNGGTNYKVTFCP; the protein is encoded by the coding sequence ATGCACCTCACAAACACCAAgtatataaacaaatatatctTTTCAGTACTctccaaaatgattttttccAAAACCCTGTCCACTTGCTACTTCCATTACGTTCTCTACTTTTCCCTTGCCCATGCAGCTACATTTGTTATAACAAACAATTGTCCCTACCCGGTTTGGGCTGGGGCCGTACCTGGTGGTGGCATGCAGCTCAACCCAGGGGGTGGAACTTGGACTCTTGATGTTGCCGCAGGCACCAAAGGGGCTCGCATTTGGCCAAGGACTGGGTGCAATTTCGATGGGGCTGGGCGCAGTAGCTGCCAAACCGGTGACTGTGGTGGGCTTCTCCAATGCCAAGCCTATGGTGCACCCCCAAACACCCTAGCAGAATACGCACTAAATCAGTTTAACAATTTGGATTTCTTTGATATCTCTCTTGTGGATGGGTTTAATGTTCCCATAGAATTTAGTCCCACCTCTAATGGGTGCACCCGTGGGATAAGATGTACTGCAGATATCAACTGGCAATGCCCCAATGAGTTGAGAGCTCCCGGTGGATGCAACAATCCATGCACTGTATTCAAGACCGATCAATATTGTTGCAATTCTGGAAGCTGCGAACCCACAAACTATTCCAGATTTTTTAAGGAACGTTGTCCCGATGCTTACAGTTACCCTAAAGATGACCAAACCAGCACATTTACATGCAATGGTGGGACTAACTACAAGGTTACCTTCTGCCCTTGA